The following are from one region of the Zonotrichia leucophrys gambelii isolate GWCS_2022_RI chromosome 1A, RI_Zleu_2.0, whole genome shotgun sequence genome:
- the TMEM213 gene encoding transmembrane protein 213, translating to MKHLSCEPRAALAVLCLTAALWDSCFAAAEDISNVSTTEYEPLCLNVNFCRQAATCCPSGMDDYGWIAAAVGWSLWFLTLILLCMDKIMKLRPDEPKYLVA from the exons ATGAAGCACTTGTCCTGTGAGCCCCGGGCAGCCCTCGCTGTGCTCTGCCTCACCGCTGCCCTCTGGGATTCCTGCTTTGCAG cagctgaagatATCTCCAATGTTTCAACAACTGAATACGAACCATTGTGTCTTA ATGTGAACTTCTGCAGGCAGGCAGCCACGTGCTGCCCCTCGGGCATGGATGACTACGGGTGGATCGCAGCAGCCGTCGGCTGGAGCCTCTGGTTCCTCACCCTCATCCTGCTCTGCATGGACAAGATCATGAAGCTCAGGCCTGACGAACCCAAATACTTGGTGGCCTGA